The Polynucleobacter sp. TSB-Sco08W16 genome includes a region encoding these proteins:
- a CDS encoding NADH-quinone oxidoreductase subunit C: MSDRLNQLVANLEKVLGKRAQSIETALGEVTVVLNADTYFESALLLRDDPLLGFEQLIDLCGVDYLDLHEGSWAGKRFAAVSHLLSLQHNWRLRVRVFAPDDSYPLVASVTPIWNSANWFEREAFDLYGIIFEGHDDLRRILTDYGFIGHPFRKDFPIAGNVEMIYDPELKRVMYQPVTIEPREITPRIVREEQYGDPV; the protein is encoded by the coding sequence TTAGTCGCCAACCTCGAAAAAGTACTTGGTAAGCGCGCGCAATCTATTGAAACAGCATTAGGTGAAGTCACTGTTGTTCTCAATGCAGATACCTATTTTGAATCCGCCTTATTGCTGCGCGATGATCCATTGCTAGGTTTTGAGCAGCTTATTGACCTATGTGGCGTGGACTACTTGGATTTGCACGAAGGCTCTTGGGCTGGTAAGCGCTTTGCAGCGGTAAGTCACTTGCTCTCTTTGCAGCATAACTGGCGTTTGCGTGTTCGAGTATTTGCTCCGGATGATAGTTATCCGCTAGTTGCATCTGTAACCCCTATCTGGAATTCTGCTAACTGGTTTGAGCGTGAAGCATTCGATCTCTACGGCATTATTTTTGAAGGTCATGATGATCTTCGTCGTATCTTGACCGACTATGGCTTTATTGGTCATCCATTCAGGAAAGATTTCCCAATTGCTGGAAACGTAGAAATGATCTACGACCCAGAGTTAAAACGTGTGATGTATCAGCCTGTAACGATTGAACCGCGTGAAATCACGCCAAGAATCGTTCGTGAAGAGCAGTACGGAGATCCGGTTTAA